One window of the Haemorhous mexicanus isolate bHaeMex1 chromosome 15, bHaeMex1.pri, whole genome shotgun sequence genome contains the following:
- the SMAD5 gene encoding mothers against decapentaplegic homolog 5, translated as MTSMASLFSFTSPAVKRLLGWKQGDEEEKWAEKAVDALVKKLKKKKGAMEELEKALSSPGQPSKCVTIPRSLDGRLQVSHRKGLPHVIYCRVWRWPDLQSHHELKPLDICEFPFGSKQKEVCINPYHYKRVESPVLPPVLVPRHSEFNPQHSLLVQFRNLSHNEPHMPHNATFPDSFQQPNSTPFSISPNSPYPPSPASSTYPSSPASSGPSSPFQLPADTPPPAYMPPDEQMGQDNSQSMDTSNTMIPQIMPNISTRDVQPVAYEEPKHWCSIVYYELNNRVGEAFHASSTSVLVDGFTDPSNNKNRFCLGLLSNVNRNSTIENTRRHIGKGVHLYYVGGEVYAECLSDSSIFVQSRNCNYHHGFHPTTVCKIPSGCSLKIFNNQEFAQLLAQSVNHGFEAVYELTKMCTIRMSFVKGWGAEYHRQDVTSTPCWIEIHLHGPLQWLDKVLTQMGSPLNPISSVS; from the exons ATGACGTCAATGGCCAGTTTGTTCTCCTTTACTAGCCCAGCTGTAAAGCGTCTGTTGGGCTGGAAACAAGGAGATGAAGAGGAGAAATGGgcagaaaaagctgttgatgCTTTGgtaaaaaagctgaaaaagaaaaaaggtgctATGGAAGAACTGGAGAAAGCCttgagcagcccagggcagcccagcaaGTGCGTTACTATCCCCCGCTCTTTGGATGGACGGCTGCAGGTTTCTCACAGGAAGGGCCTTCCCCACGTGATCTACTGCCGTGTGTGGCGCTGGCCGGATCTACAGAGCCATCACGAGCTGAAGCCCTTGGATATTTGTGAATTTCCTTTTGGATCCAAACAAAAGGAAGTCTGCATCAATCCATACCACTACAAGAGGGTGGAGAGCCCAG TTCTACCTCCAGTGTTAGTGCCTAGACATAGTGAATTCAACCCTCAGCACAGTCTGCTAGTTCAGTTCAGGAACCTGAGCCACAACGAGCCGCACATGCCTCACAATGCGACATTTCcggactccttccagcagcccaACAGCACTCCATTCTCCATCTCACCAAACAGCCCCTACCCCCcttctccagccagcagcacttaCCCGAGctccccagccagctctgggccaTCCAGTCCCTTTCAGCTGCCAG cTGATACTCCACCTCCTGCATATATGCCCCCTGATGAACAAATGGGGCAGGATAATTCACAGTCTATGGACACAAGCAATACAATGATCCCTCAGATCATGCCAAATATATCTACCAGAG aTGTTCAGCCCGTTGCCTATGAAGAACCCAAGCACTGGTGTTCCATTGTGTATTATGAGTTAAATAACCGTGTTGGGGAGGCTTTCCATGCATCTTCCACAAGTGTCTTAGTAGATGGCTTTACAGATCCCTCCAATAACAAGAACAGGTTCTGCTTAGGTTTGCTCTCCAACGTTAATCGCAACTCAACGATCGAGAACACTCGGCGGCACATTGGCAAAG gAGTTCATCTCTACTATGTTGGTGGAGAAGTCTATGCTGAGTGTTTAAGTGATAGCAGCATATTTGTACAGAGCAGGAACTGCAACTACCACCATGGCTTTCATCCAACAACTGTATGCAAGATTCCCAGTGGATGCAGCCTGAAGATTTTTAACAATCAAGAGTTTGCTCAGCTTTTAGCTCAGTCTGTCAATCATGGATTTGAAGCAGTATATGAGCTCACCAAAATGTGCACCATTCGAATGAGTTTTGTAAAG GGCTGGGGAGCTGAATACCACCGGCAGGATGTCACAAGCACCCCATGCTGGATAGAAATTCATCTTCATGGGCCCCTCCAGTGGCTGGATAAAGTACTTACACAGATGGGTTCTCCTCTTAATCCCATCTCATCTGTTTCATAG
- the SMIM32 gene encoding small integral membrane protein 32, whose translation MYSELLNSTSATEAHLMIQTNTPYLSSTPRPVSSSALYMSTARVLKEGEINKPDLVTYIILFFFLFLTVTFIVFFINCQLKNSFFATLPYDRSLREARNPWRTQAV comes from the coding sequence ATGTATAGTGAATTGCTCAATTCTACCAGTGCCACTGAAGCTCACCTAATGATTCAGACCAACACACCCTACCTGAGCAGCACTCCGAGACCCGTGAGCTCCTCTGCTCTTTACATGTCGACAGCCAGGGTGTTaaaagaaggggaaataaaTAAGCCAGACCTGGTGACTTACAtcattctatttttctttctgttcttgaCTGTGACATTCATTGTGTTCTTCATAAACTGCCAgctgaaaaattctttttttgctACTCTTCCTTACGACAGATCGCTCAGGGAGGCGAGGAACCCGTGGAGGACACAAGCTGTCTGA